CAGGTAACCGAAACTGGTCAGTCCTATCATGCCATAAATGCTCGTGACGCCAAGCGCCATGGTCTCATCCACTCCGTAAAGCGGTTCGTCTTGCTCCATAATCGATTGCAGCGGCTCCGGCAGCAGCTTCTTCTCGGCCAATTCATCCAGCGCAATGCCTGTATACAGCGTATACTGCACTTCGCGCTTGCCGAGAACGGCCCGGACGCTTTCTTCACACTGCTCGATGGTTAACTTCGGATGATAACGCTGTTGAAGCTTCAACACAATATCCGCGATGGAGCTTACGCTGACTCCTCTGCGGCTGAGCATGCTCTCTGCCAAGTCCATTGACATCACAAATCCCCCCCGCGTCTTTGGCCGCGCTCCTTCAATCCTTCTCTATCATGAAAGAGCCTTCTTCATGCGAGTACTCGGCCAACATTACCTGTAGTGTCCTAATTGTATGCGGGAGGGATGCGAAACGTTCTTAAATTTTCATGTTACTTCACTTTAACGGTGTCCTTGCCCAGCATGCTTTCCATTTCGGCAAAAAGCTCTGTGGAAGGCTTGATTCGATAAGCTTCGCTAAGCGCAAGCACCTTCTGGCTTCGCTCATAAAACAGCACCGTTTGCACATGCCCCGGATGCTGCTGCAGGAGCTCTTTCAGCTTCACCAGCAGCTCCGATTGCTCCGCATCGGCCGTTATTTTCACAAACACACGCTGCTCAGCCTTATGATTCGATACGACGGTACGAGATTCCTTCTCGGGCGATAGGCTGCCACCCGACGCCTCGTTTCGGATAGAGGTCGAATCCTGTCCACTCCGGGCGGCAAGCCGCTCCGGATTCTGGACTGCCGATGGATTACCGGCCGAAACTGGCTGGATGCCGGCGCCCGATTTACCACTACGGCCGTTATTCTCTCCGCCGGATCTTCCTCTGCCGCCCGCTGCTCCCCGAACCTTGCTCCGGTGAACCAGTTGACTCAAGGTTTGCGGCTCAAGCGGCGCGATTTCTTCGGCCAGCAGCTTAAAGCCTTCGTCCTGCAGCTGAACCTTCGCGCGGATCGCCAGCAGCGCGCCTTTTTCAATCAGATGCGCGCTTCGCTTCCACACTTCAGGAAAGAGAACGACCTCACAGCGCTCAATTTGATCCTCGCACTCCATGAAGGCCATCGCCTTTCCCTGTTTCGTCGTAATGGTCTTCAGTGTAACCACCATACCGGCAACCGTAGCCATCGATTCATCTTCCGCTTCATGGAGATCCATTAACCGATCAGCTCCGGACTCCGTCAGCGTATCTTCGAAGCCGTCCAGCGGATGGCCGGACAAATACATGCCCAGCAGCTCGCGTTCGAATTCGAGCTGCTGACTTGTGGTATATGGCGGGATGTCCGGATATTCGATGTCCCAATTCGTGGTTTCCACGAAGTCGAAGAGCTGAATCTGGAGATCATCCCGTTCCTTTCTCCACTTCACGGCCGCTTCGACCGTTTCGTCCAGCATGGCAACCAACTGGGAACGGTGTCCCTGCAAGGAATCAAAAGCCCCTGCCTGGATAAGCGACTCGATCACGCGCTTGTTGCATACGCGGAGGTCTACCCGGCGGCAAAAATCGAGCAGGCTTTCAAACGGCTTTTCACGCCTGATCTCGACGATATTCTCCACTGCCTGCGTGCCTACGTTCTTGATCGCGGCTAGCCCGAATCGGATTCCGCCTCCGGCCGGACGTTGGCCTTCATTATCACCGCCCTCGGCAGCAGAACCGCTCATGACCGGGGTAAAATACGTTCCGCTTTCGTTGACGTCCGGCGGCATGACCTCGATGTCGAGGCGCCGTGCCTCCAGCACGTATTCGGCTACCTTCCGGTGGCTGCCCATAACGGCCGTCAGCATGGAAGCCATGAACGGAACCGGATAGTGCGCCTTAAGATAAGCCGTCTGGAAGGCCAGCACGCCGTAAGCGGCGGCATGCGCACGGGGAAATCCGTAGTTCGCGAACCGGACGATCATATCGTACACGCGGTTGGCCTCATCCTCGCTATAACCGAGCTTGAGACTGCCTGAAACGAAATGGCTCCGCTCCCGGTCCAGTACTTCGCGCTTCTTCTTCGACACCGCTCTTCGCAGCAAATCCGCTTCCCCGAGCGAGAAGCCGGCCATCGTCGAAGCGATCTGCATGATCTGCTCCTGATAGACGATAATGCCGTACGTATCGCCTAATATCGGGATCAGGTCCGAATGGGGATACTCCGGCTCAATCCGGCCGTGCTTGGCTTGAATGAACTTCGGAATAAACTCCATGGGACCCGGACGGTACAAGGCATTCACGGATACGATATCCTCAAACACCGAAGGTTTCAGATCCTTCAGCACCCGCCGGATGCCCGCGGATTCAAGCTGAAATACGCCCGTGGTATCGCCGCGTCCCAGCATCTCATACGTCAGATGATCGTCATCCGGCACTTGTTCGAAATCGAGTGTTCTGCCGGTCAATTCTTGAATCCATCTCAGGGTACGCTCTATGATGGATAACGTCCGCAGACCCAAAAAATCCATCTTGAGCAGGCCCACGCTCTCCAGATTCTCCATGGAATACTGCGTCAGCGCCGTCTTCTCGCTCCCTTCCTGCAGCGGAACCGCATCCGTCAGCGGATCGCGGGAAATGACAATGCCTGCTGCATGCGTCGAAGCATGACGGGGCATGCCCTCAACCTTCATCGCCATATCGATCAGCTCGCGCACCTTCGGCTTCGTCTCGTACTGCTCCTTCAGCTGCGGGCTTTGCTCCATCGCTCCCGCGATGCTGATGCCCAGATGGTTAGGGATCAGCTTGGCCGCCTTGTCCACATCCCCGAACGGCACATTCAGCGCACGTCCAACATCTCGGACGGCCGCCCTTGCCGCCATCGTACCGAACGTAATAATCTGGGCGACATGCTCTTTCCCGTATTTATCCACCACATAATCAATGACCTCTTCCCGGCGCTCGTCACTGAAGTCGATATCAATATCCGGCATCGTTATCCGCTCCGGATTCAGGAAGCGTTCAAACAACAATTTATATTTCATCGGGTCCACATTCGTAATCTGAAGGGTGTAGGCCACCAGGCTGCCCGCCGATGAACCCCGGCCCGGTCCAACCGCGATGCCTTGCCTGTGGGCATAGGCGATAAAGTCCCATACGATCAAGAAATAATCGCTGAAGCCCATGTTCTCGATGACGCCGAGCTCATAGTTCAGTCGCTGCTCCAGCTCGCTGCGCTCTGCTTCATCCTGCCACCGCTCCGTATTCCCGTAACGTTCTTGCAGACCGTTCAAACAGAGCTCCCGCAGGTATTCGGCTGCATTCTTCCCTTCCGGTAGCGAGCTGTATTCCGGCAAAATCGACTTGCCGAATTCCAGCTCCAGGTTGCATTGGTCCGCAATCTTAGCCGTATTCAATATAGCTTCAGGCACATGGGGGTATAATCGCTCCATGTCGCTGCCGCTCTTCAAATAGAGCTGATTCGTCTGGATCTGCAGCCTATCCTCATCTTCGACCGTCTTTCCCGTGCCGATGCAGATCAGGACGTCCTGTACCTCGGCATCGCTCTCGGTCAGATAATGCACATCGTTGGTCGCAACCAGCGGAATGCCGGTCTCGCGGCTAAGCTGAATCAGCTGGGGATTCACGCGTTTCTGCTCCGGAATTCCGTGATCCTGCAGCTCCAGATAGTAGTCTTCTCCAAAAATCGCCTGATAACGAAGCGCGGCAGCTTTCGCTTCCGCTTCGCGTCCGTGAAGCAGATGCTGGGGAACCTCGCCGCCCAAGCAAGCGCTGAGACATATGATGCCTTCATGATGGGCGGCCAGCGCCTCCATATCGATTCGGGGTCTGTAATGGTACCCCTCCAAATGCCCGATCGAGCACAGCTTCATCAAATTGCGATAGCCGGTCTCATTCTTGGCAAGCAGAATCAAATGATAGATCGGCTGATCCTTGCGGCTTCCCCGCTCCTTGCGGGAGCCTGCCGTAATATAGGCCTCGCAGCCGATAATCGGTTTGATGCCTTGCGCCAGGCAGGCTTTATAGAACGGAATGGCACCATACATCACGCCATGATCCGTCAGGGCCAGCGATTTCATGCCAAGCGCCGCCGCTTCCCGCACCAGGTCACCGATACGTGCCGCTCCATCGAGCAAACTGTATTCACTATGCACGTGCAAATGCACGAAAGAGCTCATCGTAACGCCTTCCTTTCGCCGGTACATGTATATTTGAAATCCATCCAGAAATATCTGAAAAAGTCTTTATACCATTTTATCATAATCCCGCTAGGCCCGCCCATAGAATGAAACTAGGGAGTACGTGGACAGGCGTTTGCCATAACATCCACCGAGAGTAGAAAGGAGACATGAGGGCATGAGCGTTTTTTTATCCAAAGCGATCCTGGACTTTTTTATAGCCTTCGGCATCGTGCTGGGGGAGCCATGGTGGGAGGCGTGGGCGCCGTGCTGTCCCTGCAGCCCCCGACCCTGACCATGGTTGAAGTGGCCGACCGGATTAAAATATGGGCTCTTGCGGCCGCGATCGGGGGCACCATTGATCCGATGCGGGTCATTGAAAGCAACGTGCTTGACGGGAATTTATCCCCTGCCATCAAGCAGGTTTTATATCTGGGTTTTGCATTTCTTGGAGCACATATGGGCAGCGAGCTGGTCAAATGGGTGTGCTTCAGCCGGAGCTGAATGATGCGCGTACCTCCAGCCCACCGCTTCCGCCCCTTCTATCAGATCGCATCCATCTTCGTGCTGGGAATGGTTGTCGGCAGCATCGTCTACAATTCGGTTTATCATGCAGCCTACAATAAATTATGGTTAACGAATCAGGAGCAGCAGCTCAAAATAACGCAATACGAAGAAGATATCGAGTCGTTAAAAAAATACAATAAACAATCCACGGTCATCAAGGAAATCAAGATCCGCAGCGAACAAAACGACAGGGTTCCGCTGGATCCCGTCATCATCAAAGAGCTCGTCAGGCTTATGAGCGAAGATCTGGCTGCCCTTCGCGGCCGCAACGTGTTTGATATCGACGCGGACAGCAAGCTGACGCGCTCACTCCTCAGCGACAAAATTTATACCGTCCGCGAGAAAGATTACAAGGTCCAAATCAAGACCATGCTCGTCATGGAAGGCGTGCTGCAAATCTGGGTTAGCGTTGATCATGTGGATGCAAAGTCAACCGGATCATGATACAATACATACTATTGTAAATGATCGAATCTAACATGCTTTTAGAGGTTGTTCAAAAAGTCATCTTTAGATCACGAAGCAGCACATGAACACCACATTGCGAGCATGTTACCGAATATGAAGGAGCCTTCCATTCCATGATAACCGTCATCCACTATATCCTGTATATTATCCTCGTCCTGTCCGTCGTAGCTGCCGCGCTCTATAGCATTCGCGCACGCCGAGTAGCGGATCCCGCGGACCGCGGCATCTATATGTCCATGATGAACCTCTGTATGGGCATTATGCTGGTTTCCCTTTCGCTGGTCTGCATGTTTCTGTTCAGCGGCTCCACGCCGGCTGTCATTGTAGAAGCTGTGTTCTTGGTGCTTGGCGCATTTAATATATTTGCCGGCATAAGAAGCCGCACCTATTACAGCAGACTGAAGAATTCGCGGACGGCCAGCTAAGTCAAATTGAACGGAACAGGGGCATCCCGCAAGGTCCATGAAGACCCGCGGGATGCCCCTTTATTTTGTCCGGAGTTTAACGTTAGCCGTGATCGATCGCCTGCATCGTCATGACCGCTTTTGCAATCAGGTTTGTCTGATGCTGGATCTCGATCTCCATCTTGCAGGTACGGCGGCTGATCTCCAGCAATTTTGGCATAATGACGATCGGATCCTCGATCTGCACGGGCCGGATGAAATACGTCGACAGATGGTCCAGCACATGATCCCAGCCGCTAATATCCTTGGCCGCTTTAACCGCAGCTTGGCTCATGACGGTCGTGAGCACCCCTTGCGAAATCGTTCCAAGTTCTGAAGCCATTTGGGGCGTGATAAAACCGTGAAAGAACAAACGCCCTTCCTCATCCCGATCCTCTGCAATCCCATTCCAGATCAGCTGATCAAACGTCTCGCCAAGCTGAGGCTGGTTTCGTGCATCCCGCAGTGCTCCTAACACTTCTTTACGAGTAACCGTTGCAAGCAGCTTGCGGTTCCGATCCACAATCGGAAGAAAATCGATCCCTTCCCACATCATAATCTGCGCCGCAGATGCGAGCGACGTTTTCATGCTTGCCGTTACCGGATTGCGGGTCATCGCTTTCTCGATCGGCTGAGTTTCGGCGAGCCCTTCCACATCCCGAACCCCGACGATGCCGATGACCCGGTTCCATTCGTCTGTTACCGGATACCGGATTTGCCCGGTCGCCTGTGAAATCCGTTTGAATTCCTGAACGGTGACGGAGTTTTTCAACTGGTGATTCTTCGGCTTATCATGAGCGATATCCTCCACCAGCATAATTTTCTTCTTGATTAATCGGTCAAAAATGGCGCGGTTAATCATGGAGGCGACGGTAAATGTGTCATGCCTGGACGATATAATGGGCAGATACAGCTGGTCTGCCAGCTGTTTCACTTCCCGGCTGGTTCCGAAACCGCCCGTAATCAACACGCCCGCCCCCTGCTCGAGTGCCAGGGAATGGGCATCTTCGCGGTTACCGACAATCATGAGGCTTCCGGCATCGATATATCGAATCATCGCCTCCACCTTCATGGCGCCAATCACGTATTTATGCAAGCTTTTATTAAGCCCTTCCGCACCGCCGAGCACATGCCCTTCCACAATTTCAACGACATCGGCAAACGTAAGCTGCTCGGATATGTTACGCGGCTTCCGTTCCACACGAACCGTGCCGATCCTTTCCTTCGTGACCACGATGCCCAGGCTTTCCGCTTCCTTTACCGCCCGATAAGCGGTTCCCTCGCTGACGCCCATCTCTTTGGCCAACCGTCGTACCGAGATTTTGCTTCCAACCTTCAAACTTTCAATATGTTGAACCAATTGCTCGTGTTTGGTAATCGTATCATCTCGAACGTCCAACTGTTACACCCCCAGAACACTATCTGTACCATACTGTATCTATTATATCACGTCCTATGAAGCTCCCATACCCGTCAGACACAAAAAAACCTCCCCTGAAGGTTAACGGATGGGCGATCCAACCGTACCCCTTAAAGGGAGGTTTTTGTTCGTCACAGCTCTCGCTGTGATCCAACGCTTAATTGGCTTCTTGGCTCTTCTGTTCCTCCGGCCATTTCAATTCCCATTGACGCAATTTCTCCTTGCGGATCTCATCGAGCGCTTTCTGTTTCGCTTCATCTACACCGATAAGGTAATAGAGATGCGAACCGATCACAAGCAGGGCAAATCCTGCCCAGACTGCACCGAACAGCGAAACCCATGAGAACCCGCCAGAGAAAGAAATGCTGGGAAGGGCGTATATCAACATGCCGAGTGCAACCAATAAGTAAGCGGTGTGTTTAAACTTGTTCTTCTTTTTTTTCATTGTAAACGCAGCTCCTCTACTCTCTGAAATCTATATTTCTACTCTATGAGGAGCTTGCGCAATTTATGAGACAAGTTTTTAAAAATGTACCGAATTTGTGTTGAAGTTTATTGTCCGCAGCCTTAAAAAAGGGAACGTCTAGGGTTGGGCTGGACCATACAGATGCTGAAGACTATCCGATATAATCTTGTTCACGTCTTCGATGATGACACTCAGACGGCGCTCAGCGTCGAACAAGCGGCGGATGTTCAGGTTCAGGCTCAGCACCTCAAACTGCTTCTCCATCTTCTCCATTTCGTCCTGTGCCGGCATATCGCCGGACATCATGCGCTGTTGAAGTTCCATCTGGCGCTGTCGGAAGTCATCCAGCATGCGTCTGCTCTCCGGATCTGCATCCACGAGTTTCATAGCAGAGGTAATTTCTTCCACCTCCTTGCTTTCCTTCATCGCTTTTGCCAAATCATGTGCCTTGTCATAAATGTTCATTCGTAATTCCTCCAATATATTCGGCTTAAACGCCGTATTTGAATTCGCCTCTTGCCTTAATCCTTACTCCATCAAAATTCTTATCTCCACAGTATGGTCAGCATGGATTGGAACAATCCGATCACTCCGCCAAGCAGCACCCCAAGCCAGGTGATGGCCCTGAATTCGCGGCCGGACACACTCAGGATGATCTCTTCCAGCCGCTCAATCGGGAACTTCTCCACCTGCTCCTGAACGAGCTGCGGTAAGTTTACAGCCTTCATGGCCGCCGGGATGCTTCGCTCAAGGAAGCCCAGTCCCTTATCGAGCAGTCCAGGCAGAGCTGCTTCGATGGCAGGCATTCGCGGTCCAATCAGCTCGCCTACGCGAAGAGACTCGATTTGCTGAATCCACTTGGACCAAGGAAGCTTGTCATCCAATGTGCGGGAGATCCAAGCGAGGCCCGGCTCACCAGCGGCATGTTCGATGAAATTCCCGAGCGGCATCTCACCGTAATACGACAGCTTTCCTGAGATAATATCCGTGATGGTCTTGCGGATCTTCTCACCCTCCAGCTGCTGAATCAGCATGGGCGTCAGCTTCTGGACCAGTTTATCCTCATCCACAAAGATCGAAGCCATCGTCCCCAAAAATCCGCCTGCCTTATCGATGAGTGAAGAAGCCACATCCGATAGCATAAGCTGCCCCTTCGCGGACAACAGCGTGCTCCTCAGCTCCTTCAGCACAATATCGGCGGCAGCCCCGCTCCAGCCCTGGATCGTTTCCTCGGACCAACCGGGAACAAGCTCCTTCAGCGGCTTTGCCTCTAATCCGTATCCGTGCCATACTGCTGCGGCACCCCGGGCTGTGAGCTGGCGGGCCGATTGTTCGGCACGGACCTTCAATTGCTCCCACTGTTCGGAACTCCATACCTTTAGCGCCAAGTCTTCGAAGCTCAGCTCCGACTGGCTCCATTCCTCCAGCTTCCGATAGAGGCTGTCCTCTATCTTACCCCGAAACACCGGCTTTCGAATAAGCTCCTGCAAGCCCTCGCTTGTCACCAGGTAATCCGAGACCACACGTCCCAACGACTCGGCTATTTCGTCCTTTCGCTTTGGAATGAGCCCTGGCGTGAAGGGTACGCGGCGGCCCAGGATAATTTTTTCTTCACGGGGATGAAACAGCATTTTTATTGCAAAGTGGTTCGTGATGCCGCCAACAAAAGCAGCAACGCACACGTTCACCAAAATAAACAGCCAGTTCTGCATTTTAAGCACTCCTTTTTCCCGAGCAGTACAATCACCAAGGGATATATGTCCTCATATGATGCATTACATGCAATGATCAGATGAAGTCTTTTGTCTGTTCACTTAAGTATCCAGTTGTTGTCGGAAGGAGATCCACCATGCGCAAATCCAAGATCAAATCCAACACCAAATCCAAGATATCGACTCAATTAATCCGCTCAGCCCAGCTTTCGGATAACGATATCAAGCTTGGTGACCGGCTCATCAGACAGCTCCGTATCCCGACAGATTCAAAGGTACAGCTTGCCTTTGGCTCCTTCAAGCAGGAAGTCCGCGTTATCTCAGGAGGAAAATCGAACTCGCTGGCCTTAAGCCCTTCGGTATTCAGCCATTCGGGACTTCTTCCTCGTACCGTCATGAATGTCAAATATTATCCAACGGAAAGAACGCTGAAGCTCGGTCCGCTTATCGGGATCATGGTCAGCCGATATCAACCGGATGAACCTGATAAACCTTTCGGATCAATCTCAGCTTTCTGCCTGGAAATGGTCAACGCGGCTAAAAAACAGGGCGCATATGTATATTTTTTCACACCTGACATGATCGGTTCGAACCCGTCGACACTTGAAGCCATTGCTTATGACGCGGGATGGAAAAAGCTCAGCGTTCCAGCTCCGGACGTCATTAATAACCGGCTGTCTACCCGCAAACTGGAGAATAGTCCTAGCGTACAGCATTTTATGAGAGAAGTAAAATCGCGATTCGGCACCCAAATCTTTAACGAGAAATTTCTCGATAAATCGGATGTCTTCGAGGCACTCGGGCCTGATGTGAAACTGCAGAAATATTTGCCCGAATCCTATTTGCTCAGCGGTTATCCGACGCTCAAAAAAATGTGCGCCACTTATCGGACGGTCTTCCTGAAACCGGTGCGGGGTAGTCTGGGGAAAGGGATCATCCGGATATCCCGCCAAGAGAACGGCAAATATCAAACGATGACCACCTCTCTTGAAGGAAGCAAGAAGAATACCTACTCCTCACTTCCAAAGCTGTTCAGCAGCTTATCTGGGAAAATAAAAAAAACGCGTTATCAAATTCAGCAAGGGCTGGATTTGATCCGCATCAACCGGCGAAACGTTGATTTTCGCGCGCTTGTTCATAAAGACAAAAACGGCAAGTGGGCAGTGACTTCGGTCGTGGCCCGTATTGCCGGCGGAAACCATTTTGTTTCCAATCTTGCCAGAGGCGGTACGCTATCTTCCGTCAAGGACGCACTTGCCATGAGCAGTATTCCGTTAAGCTCCAAACAAACAGCCCCCGCCCGAATGAATCAAGCGGCGCTCGATATTGCTCATGGACTGGAGGCTGCCATTCCCTATCATTTCGGGGAGCTCGGCATTGACTTGGCAATTGATACGGCTGGCCGCATTTGGCTCCTGGAGGTCAACTCCAAGCCGTCCAAAGGTGAAAATGCACCGCTGAATGCCGACTCCAAAGTAAGACCGTCAGCCGTCCGGCTCGTTCAGTACTGTCAATACTTGACGGGGTTCTAAAAAAGGAGAACATTATGTCGTCAAACAAGATAGGCACCCTGGGTGTCATGGTATGCCGCAAACCGGGCTTCCCTCCCTTCGCAGAGAAGGAATTCCTCCGTGAACTTAGCTCGAAGGCCAAGGGACTCGGCATGCAGGTATTTGTTTTTTGTCCGGATGATGCCTCTCCTGCTTCTGGTGTTGAAAGCTCCATAGACAGGATACAAGGATATCAATTCAATCCTGGAAAAGGCTGGAGTTTCGGCACCTTTCCTCCTCCAGACGTCATCTATGACCGATGTCTGCACCGAAACGGTGAGGAAACGGCTGCCGCCGGTGCGTATCTGAACCGAATGCTGCAGCAGGGCGTAAGACTGTGGGCACGCGGTCTGCCCGGCAAGCAGAAAGTGCATCAACTATTAAAGCGCTCCTCCGCCTTAAGGCCATATCTGCCGGCAACCTTAAGTTATACCGGAGCGGAATCACTGAGCAGGGCCCTGCTGGCTTTTGGCAGCGGACTTTTCATGAAGCCTAGCGGAGGCTCTCAGGGTCGTCATACTTTGTACCTCGCTTTGACAGATCAACAGCGTGTCAGACTGCAAGGAAGGGACCGGAGCAATCGCATGTTCCAGCAGACTATTCCCGCACAAGAGATGAACGAATGGGTGAGTCGATTTACCGGTCGACGCCGGTTTATCATTCAACCCTATCTGGAGCTTCATAACCGTAACGGAGATCCGTTTGATATTCGGTCATTGGTTCAAAAGAATGACCGCGGCAGATGGTCCATCACAGGAATCGCTGCACGGCAAGGCGTAAGCCAAGGACTGACCTCGAACCTTCACGGGGGAGGCACCGCATTTCCGGCCCTTCCCTATCTAACGGCCGATTTCGGAGAAGAAAAGGCCATGAAGATCATTCAGACCATCCGAGATCTGTCCGCTCAGCTTCCATCTCTGCTCGAAGAAGGATTCGGCCGACTTGGCGAGCTGGGAATCGATTTTGGCGTGGATACAAAGGGACGGGTCTGGATCCTGGAGGTTAATTCCAAACCGGGCCGCCGCGCATTTACACTAACGGGAGATGGTCACGCAGCCCGGCTGTCCGTCGAACATCCGATTCAATACGCCCGTTATTTATTGCTTCGACAACTTAGGAGGGTAAATACATGAGTTTGAATTTCGGAAATATTCATTTCTCGCAGCAGCCCGAAAAAGTCGTCTTTTTATCCGGTTCGCTTTTAAAGAGCCTGGGGCTATCAAGCAGGAAATCGATTAAGCTACGCATCGGGACCAACACGGTGTCCGCTGCTGTAAAACCGATCGATCGATCGGGGAAACACATCTATTTAAGCAACGGTGTCCGCAACGGTATCCACGTTCCCAGACAGGGCCCTGTCTATATCCATTCCCCCCGTGAAGGAGAAATCGAGCTGGGGCCCGTGGTTGGGGTTCTCTCCGACGGACCGCATAATCCATCCAGCCCCTTTGGAGCCCGAACCTCGTATATTCGTCAGCTTCTTCGTGAGGGCAACAAAAAAATGTTCGTTTATGCCTTTGCCCCCCGGGATATCAACTGGCAGCGCGAAACGGTGCATGCCTATATGCTCGGTTCCGGCGGTGGTTTTGTCCGCAAAACCGTTCCGCTCCCTAATGTCGTCTATAATCGCCTGCCTAGCCGAAAAACCGACTTCTCCCCTTTTACCAATCAACTGAGAGATCGGTTTCTGAAGCGCAACATTAAATTTTTCAACTGGGCCTTCTTCAATAAATCCGATGTGTACTCCCAGCTGGACGGCGACGTGCAGGCAGGCAAATATTTGCCGGAAACGCATAACAATCCTAGTCCCGAGCGGATTAAGGATATGATGGAGCGCCATAACTTTGTATATTATAAGCCCTCAGCCGGAAGCTTAGGCCTCGGGATTTACCGGTTAACCTATCTTCCCAAAAAAGGATACTTTGCGCGATATCACGGAAACGGGGGTAACACCCTTCTCAAGTTCCCAAGCTTTAACAGTCTGATGCGTATGCTACAGGCCAAGCATGGCTCCAAGCTGCGTAACTATGTTATCCAGCAAGGAATCCGCCTCATTGAAATCGATGGCTGCCCTATCGACTTCAGATTTCATATGCATAAGAACAGCAAAAACCGGTGGTCCGTGGTTGGTATCGGCGCCAAAAAAGCCGGTCGGGGCAGCGTCACAACGCATATCAAGAACGGGGGCTCCTTGATGACGCCGGAGCAGGCGCTCAGCCGGGCCTTCGGCTCCAAAGCTCGGGATGTG
This Paenibacillus sp. JZ16 DNA region includes the following protein-coding sequences:
- a CDS encoding YheC/YheD family endospore coat-associated protein, with the protein product MRKSKIKSNTKSKISTQLIRSAQLSDNDIKLGDRLIRQLRIPTDSKVQLAFGSFKQEVRVISGGKSNSLALSPSVFSHSGLLPRTVMNVKYYPTERTLKLGPLIGIMVSRYQPDEPDKPFGSISAFCLEMVNAAKKQGAYVYFFTPDMIGSNPSTLEAIAYDAGWKKLSVPAPDVINNRLSTRKLENSPSVQHFMREVKSRFGTQIFNEKFLDKSDVFEALGPDVKLQKYLPESYLLSGYPTLKKMCATYRTVFLKPVRGSLGKGIIRISRQENGKYQTMTTSLEGSKKNTYSSLPKLFSSLSGKIKKTRYQIQQGLDLIRINRRNVDFRALVHKDKNGKWAVTSVVARIAGGNHFVSNLARGGTLSSVKDALAMSSIPLSSKQTAPARMNQAALDIAHGLEAAIPYHFGELGIDLAIDTAGRIWLLEVNSKPSKGENAPLNADSKVRPSAVRLVQYCQYLTGF
- a CDS encoding YheC/YheD family endospore coat-associated protein, translated to MSSNKIGTLGVMVCRKPGFPPFAEKEFLRELSSKAKGLGMQVFVFCPDDASPASGVESSIDRIQGYQFNPGKGWSFGTFPPPDVIYDRCLHRNGEETAAAGAYLNRMLQQGVRLWARGLPGKQKVHQLLKRSSALRPYLPATLSYTGAESLSRALLAFGSGLFMKPSGGSQGRHTLYLALTDQQRVRLQGRDRSNRMFQQTIPAQEMNEWVSRFTGRRRFIIQPYLELHNRNGDPFDIRSLVQKNDRGRWSITGIAARQGVSQGLTSNLHGGGTAFPALPYLTADFGEEKAMKIIQTIRDLSAQLPSLLEEGFGRLGELGIDFGVDTKGRVWILEVNSKPGRRAFTLTGDGHAARLSVEHPIQYARYLLLRQLRRVNT
- a CDS encoding YheC/YheD family endospore coat-associated protein, which translates into the protein MSLNFGNIHFSQQPEKVVFLSGSLLKSLGLSSRKSIKLRIGTNTVSAAVKPIDRSGKHIYLSNGVRNGIHVPRQGPVYIHSPREGEIELGPVVGVLSDGPHNPSSPFGARTSYIRQLLREGNKKMFVYAFAPRDINWQRETVHAYMLGSGGGFVRKTVPLPNVVYNRLPSRKTDFSPFTNQLRDRFLKRNIKFFNWAFFNKSDVYSQLDGDVQAGKYLPETHNNPSPERIKDMMERHNFVYYKPSAGSLGLGIYRLTYLPKKGYFARYHGNGGNTLLKFPSFNSLMRMLQAKHGSKLRNYVIQQGIRLIEIDGCPIDFRFHMHKNSKNRWSVVGIGAKKAGRGSVTTHIKNGGSLMTPEQALSRAFGSKARDVLERAKDAAIAMSEAIENHHPHLLGEIGFDIGIDDNERIWMFEANSKPGRSIFNHPSLKGEGKASVEHIFEHSMYLSGFHRGNDS